One Devosia lacusdianchii genomic window carries:
- a CDS encoding SMI1/KNR4 family protein — protein sequence MDREALKRTYSLNEPASPDDIASHQAEASYRLPSDYEAFLRVSNGLYTDGRLALLELEAIYGRNADYEVQEYLPGYVMIGDDSGGTALVMKAGDSAVYEVGMGSMDIESMEKSAASLEQLLVECGGKTLRERR from the coding sequence ATGGATCGAGAAGCACTGAAACGGACTTACAGCCTGAATGAGCCGGCGTCCCCGGACGACATTGCATCCCATCAGGCCGAAGCCTCATACAGGCTGCCTTCCGACTACGAGGCCTTTCTTCGCGTCTCCAACGGCCTCTACACAGATGGACGCCTCGCGCTTCTCGAACTCGAGGCGATATACGGACGCAATGCCGATTATGAGGTGCAGGAGTATCTGCCAGGCTATGTCATGATCGGCGATGACAGCGGCGGGACTGCGCTGGTGATGAAGGCGGGAGATAGCGCCGTTTACGAGGTCGGCATGGGAAGCATGGACATCGAGTCGATGGAGAAATCGGCCGCCTCGCTCGAACAGCTTCTCGTTGAATGCGGCGGAAAGACCTTGCGGGAGAGACGCTAG
- a CDS encoding citrate synthase, with translation MDWLTADDALRLLGTQRQTLYANVSRGRIKAKPDPDDSRRSLYRGDDVRRLLQRGVGRRKQEAVATGAMQWGEPVLRTGISTIAAGRLLYRGQDACTLATTASLEDIAMLLWQMPVHLRTAEPSLGQGLPAAFAALAERAANPPGNRSPITLAQEAGAVLGTLAQALTGADDGDLLHARLAEAWKRPAAADIIRRAMVVLADHELNTSTFVARVTVSTGASLWAGTLAALAALNGPRHGLASREIAALADDIGHRPEMAEAELRDWLGEGRDVPGMGHRLYPDGDVRAAALLEQFSLPPQFASFRLVAERITGETANVDFALAALVAAYDLPKDAPLMLFALARSVGWLAHMLEQAATGQLIRPRARYVEG, from the coding sequence GTGGACTGGCTGACGGCGGACGACGCGCTCCGACTTCTGGGTACGCAGCGGCAGACTCTGTACGCCAATGTCAGCCGTGGGCGGATCAAGGCCAAGCCCGATCCCGACGACAGCCGCCGCAGCCTCTATCGAGGTGACGACGTACGGCGCCTCCTGCAGCGCGGTGTGGGTCGGCGCAAGCAGGAGGCGGTTGCGACCGGGGCAATGCAGTGGGGCGAGCCGGTCTTGCGCACCGGCATCTCCACCATTGCAGCGGGGCGGCTGCTGTATCGCGGGCAGGATGCATGCACGCTGGCGACCACGGCCAGTCTGGAAGACATAGCGATGCTGCTCTGGCAAATGCCGGTGCACCTTCGCACCGCGGAGCCCAGCTTGGGGCAGGGTCTACCGGCAGCCTTCGCCGCATTGGCCGAGCGCGCCGCGAACCCGCCCGGCAATCGTTCGCCGATCACTCTGGCCCAGGAAGCCGGCGCAGTCCTGGGAACGCTGGCGCAAGCGCTGACCGGTGCTGACGATGGCGACCTGCTGCACGCACGCCTAGCCGAGGCATGGAAGCGTCCCGCGGCAGCCGACATCATCCGGCGCGCCATGGTCGTGCTGGCCGATCATGAGCTCAACACCTCCACCTTTGTTGCCAGGGTGACGGTGTCGACTGGCGCGTCGCTCTGGGCAGGCACGCTGGCGGCGCTCGCTGCACTGAACGGACCGCGGCATGGCCTCGCGTCGCGCGAGATCGCCGCTCTGGCAGACGATATCGGGCACCGGCCCGAAATGGCGGAGGCAGAGCTGCGGGATTGGCTGGGCGAGGGCAGGGACGTTCCGGGCATGGGCCACCGGCTCTATCCTGACGGCGACGTCCGTGCGGCGGCGCTGCTGGAGCAGTTTTCCTTGCCCCCGCAATTCGCGTCGTTCCGACTGGTCGCGGAACGCATCACCGGCGAGACCGCCAACGTCGATTTCGCACTCGCCGCGCTCGTTGCCGCCTATGATCTGCCCAAGGACGCACCGCTCATGCTGTTCGCTCTGGCGCGCTCCGTCGGCTGGCTTGCTCACATGCTGGAGCAGGCCGCTACCGGCCAGTTAATCCGGCCGAGAGCGCGATACGTGGAGGGATAG
- the lon gene encoding endopeptidase La, with protein MTDVNPTGGDASRDRVYPVLPLRDIVVFPGMIVPLFVGREKSVKALEEVMRDDKHILVVTQKNAQDDDPAPDQIYDTGTIATVLQLLKLPDGTVKVLVEGLNRATIDRYLQTVDYFEAEASVLPEPEEDATEIEALSRSATTEFESYVKLNKKISAEVVAAVGQIENHSKLADTIASHLVIKIHEKEDLLSTVSVAERFQKILGLMEGEIGVLQVEKRIRSRVKRQMEKTQREYYLNEQMKAIQKELGDGEEGSNEIAEIEERIAKTKLSKEAKLKAEAELKKLKSMSPMSAEATVVRNYLDTLLGLPWGKKSKVKRDLILAEKVLDEDHYGLEKVKERILEYLAVQGRTGTLKGPILCLVGPPGVGKTSLGKSIAKATGREFVRMALGGVRDEAEIRGHRRTYIGSMPGKVIQSLKKVGKSNPLFLLDEIDKMGQDFRGDPSSALLEVLDPEQNHTFADHYLEVDYDLSDVMFVTTSNTLNIPGPLMDRMEIIRLSGYTEQEKHAIAKQHLIPETLKENGLAHGEFELSDAMLTALIQRYTREAGVRNLKREIGKLMRKAVTEIVKTKVKTVVIDEEKLTKYLGADIYKHGEIEAEAQVGLVTGLAWTSVGGELLTIEGVMTPGKGRMTVTGNIKEVMKESLTAATAYVRSRSIDFGIKPPMFDTRDIHVHLPEGATPKDGPSAGIGLATAIVSVMTGIPVRNDVAMTGEITLRGRVLPIGGLKEKLLAALRGGIKTVLIPEENVRDLAEIPDIVKDGMEIVPVSRMDQVIERALVRKPEPIEWNFDEAPAAVSTTVDTGPADDATAGLPH; from the coding sequence ATGACGGACGTCAATCCCACGGGCGGCGATGCAAGCCGGGATCGCGTTTACCCAGTTCTCCCGCTGCGCGATATCGTCGTTTTCCCCGGCATGATCGTGCCGCTGTTCGTCGGCCGTGAGAAATCGGTCAAGGCGCTCGAAGAAGTGATGCGCGACGACAAGCACATTCTCGTCGTGACCCAGAAGAATGCGCAGGACGACGATCCAGCGCCGGATCAGATCTACGACACCGGCACCATCGCTACCGTCCTGCAGTTGCTCAAGCTTCCAGATGGCACCGTGAAGGTCCTCGTGGAAGGGCTCAACCGCGCCACCATCGATCGCTACCTGCAAACCGTCGACTATTTCGAGGCCGAGGCATCCGTGTTGCCAGAGCCCGAGGAAGACGCCACCGAGATCGAGGCCTTGTCGCGCTCGGCCACCACCGAGTTCGAAAGCTATGTGAAGCTCAACAAGAAGATTTCGGCCGAGGTCGTCGCGGCCGTCGGCCAGATCGAAAACCACAGCAAGCTTGCTGACACCATTGCCAGCCACCTGGTCATCAAGATCCACGAGAAGGAAGACCTGCTTTCGACCGTTTCGGTCGCCGAGCGCTTCCAGAAAATTCTTGGCCTGATGGAAGGTGAAATCGGCGTCCTGCAGGTGGAAAAGCGCATCCGCAGCCGCGTCAAGCGGCAGATGGAGAAGACGCAGCGCGAATACTACCTCAACGAGCAGATGAAAGCGATCCAGAAGGAACTGGGTGACGGTGAAGAGGGCTCTAACGAGATCGCCGAGATCGAGGAGCGCATCGCCAAGACCAAGCTCAGCAAGGAAGCCAAGCTGAAGGCAGAGGCCGAGCTCAAGAAGCTCAAGTCCATGAGCCCGATGTCGGCCGAGGCCACGGTGGTGCGCAACTATCTCGATACGCTGCTCGGGCTGCCCTGGGGCAAGAAGAGCAAGGTCAAGCGTGACCTGATCCTCGCCGAAAAGGTGCTGGATGAGGATCACTACGGCCTCGAGAAGGTCAAGGAACGGATCCTGGAATACCTGGCCGTGCAGGGTCGTACCGGCACGCTCAAGGGCCCCATCCTCTGCCTCGTCGGCCCTCCGGGCGTCGGCAAGACCTCGCTGGGCAAGTCGATCGCCAAGGCGACCGGCCGCGAATTCGTGCGCATGGCCCTCGGTGGCGTGCGCGACGAAGCCGAGATCCGCGGCCATCGCCGCACCTACATCGGCTCCATGCCCGGCAAGGTGATCCAGTCGCTCAAGAAGGTCGGCAAGTCCAACCCGCTCTTCCTGCTCGACGAAATCGACAAGATGGGCCAGGACTTCCGTGGCGATCCGAGTTCGGCATTGCTTGAGGTTCTCGACCCCGAGCAGAATCACACCTTTGCCGACCACTATCTCGAAGTCGATTACGACCTTTCCGACGTGATGTTCGTCACCACGTCCAACACGCTCAACATCCCGGGCCCGCTGATGGACCGCATGGAGATCATTCGCCTGTCCGGCTACACCGAGCAGGAGAAGCACGCGATCGCCAAGCAGCACCTGATCCCGGAGACGCTCAAGGAGAACGGCCTCGCCCATGGCGAGTTCGAGCTCTCCGACGCGATGCTGACCGCCTTGATCCAGCGCTATACCCGCGAAGCGGGCGTGCGTAACCTCAAGCGCGAAATCGGCAAGCTGATGCGCAAGGCAGTGACCGAGATCGTGAAGACCAAGGTCAAGACTGTCGTTATCGACGAAGAGAAGCTCACCAAGTATCTCGGCGCCGATATCTACAAGCATGGCGAGATCGAAGCCGAAGCACAGGTTGGCCTGGTGACGGGCCTGGCCTGGACCTCGGTGGGCGGTGAGCTGCTGACCATCGAAGGCGTGATGACGCCGGGCAAGGGCCGGATGACGGTCACCGGCAACATCAAGGAAGTGATGAAGGAATCGCTGACTGCGGCGACGGCTTATGTCCGCTCGCGCTCGATCGATTTCGGCATCAAGCCGCCGATGTTCGACACGCGCGACATCCACGTCCATCTGCCCGAAGGCGCCACCCCCAAGGATGGTCCGTCGGCTGGTATCGGCCTCGCCACGGCGATCGTGTCGGTCATGACCGGCATCCCGGTTCGCAATGATGTCGCCATGACGGGCGAGATCACGCTGCGGGGTAGGGTGCTGCCCATCGGCGGCCTCAAGGAGAAGCTGCTTGCAGCCCTCCGTGGTGGCATCAAGACCGTGCTGATCCCGGAGGAGAATGTCCGCGACCTCGCCGAGATCCCCGATATCGTCAAGGACGGCATGGAAATCGTGCCGGTCAGCCGCATGGACCAGGTCATCGAGCGGGCGCTGGTGCGCAAGCCCGAGCCCATCGAGTGGAATTTCGACGAGGCGCCGGCAGCGGTTTCGACCACCGTGGACACCGGCCCGGCCGACGACGCCACAGCCGGCCTGCCGCACTAG
- a CDS encoding ornithine cyclodeaminase translates to MTQFIGVEDMRRLVRSTGTKAFLTQLAGYVRSDFSRWAEFEKSARVASHSRDGVIELMPTSDGKLYTFKYVNGHPSNPKIGKLTVTAFGVLADVATGYPLLISEMTLLTALRTAATSAFAASLLARPNSRVMALIGAGAQSEFQALAFQAMLGIEEIRVHDPDVLAVDKFMTNAAGFGMNLVRSPSVASAVAGADIVTVCTAVKGKVAVIDAAMLSPGTHINAIGGDCPGKTELAADILAIGKYFVEFTPQTRIEGEIQQAAPDYPVAELWEVLAGVKDGRTGDDDITVFDSVGFAIEDFSALRLVHDLTDDRRKLLDLVPDVADPKNLYGELIAGPVLARTLELA, encoded by the coding sequence GTGACGCAATTCATCGGGGTCGAAGACATGAGGAGGCTAGTCCGGTCCACCGGTACAAAGGCATTCCTCACCCAACTCGCCGGCTATGTCCGGTCCGATTTCTCGCGCTGGGCGGAGTTCGAAAAGTCCGCCCGCGTCGCCAGCCACTCCAGGGATGGCGTGATCGAGCTGATGCCCACCTCGGATGGCAAGCTCTACACCTTCAAATATGTCAACGGACACCCGTCCAACCCCAAGATCGGTAAGCTGACGGTCACGGCATTTGGCGTGCTCGCCGACGTGGCCACCGGCTACCCGCTGCTGATCAGCGAGATGACGCTGCTCACCGCTTTGCGCACCGCCGCAACCTCGGCCTTTGCCGCCTCCCTGCTGGCCCGCCCGAATAGCCGCGTCATGGCGTTGATAGGCGCTGGAGCGCAATCGGAGTTCCAGGCCCTCGCCTTCCAGGCCATGCTCGGCATCGAGGAGATCCGGGTCCACGATCCAGATGTCCTGGCGGTCGACAAGTTCATGACCAATGCCGCCGGCTTCGGCATGAATCTCGTGCGCTCGCCATCTGTCGCATCAGCCGTCGCTGGCGCCGATATCGTAACGGTCTGCACTGCCGTCAAAGGCAAGGTGGCGGTGATCGATGCCGCGATGTTGAGCCCCGGCACGCATATCAATGCCATCGGCGGCGACTGCCCCGGCAAGACCGAACTGGCCGCCGACATCCTCGCTATCGGCAAGTATTTCGTCGAGTTCACGCCCCAGACCCGTATCGAAGGCGAAATCCAGCAGGCAGCCCCCGACTATCCTGTGGCAGAACTGTGGGAAGTGCTGGCAGGCGTCAAGGATGGCCGGACCGGCGACGACGACATCACCGTATTCGACTCAGTTGGCTTCGCCATCGAGGATTTTTCGGCCCTGCGGCTGGTGCACGACCTGACAGACGACCGACGCAAGCTGCTCGACCTCGTGCCTGATGTGGCCGACCCGAAGAACCTCTATGGCGAATTGATCGCCGGGCCGGTCTTGGCGAGGACGCTCGAACTGGCTTGA
- a CDS encoding glutaredoxin family protein: MSQTAIIYRMVTPEHTCPWGLRAVDLLKRKGLKVQDHHLTTRAEIDAFKAEHGVQTTPQTFIDGKRVGGYDDLRRHFGLRVKDKKALTYTPVIALFGMAAAMALAASWAVYGNVLTVAAAEWFIAFAMSLLALQKLKDVDGFASMFLNYDLLAQRWVPYAFIYPFAEALAGVLMIAGALMWLSVPVALFIGTIGAVSVFKAVYIDKRELKCACVGGDSNVPLGFVSLTENLMMVGMAIWMVLKPASMAVGVGH; the protein is encoded by the coding sequence ATGTCCCAGACAGCAATTATCTATCGCATGGTCACGCCGGAGCACACTTGCCCCTGGGGCCTGCGTGCCGTCGACCTTCTGAAGCGCAAGGGCCTCAAGGTGCAAGACCACCACCTCACCACCCGTGCCGAAATTGACGCCTTCAAGGCCGAACACGGCGTCCAGACGACGCCGCAGACCTTCATCGATGGCAAGCGGGTGGGCGGTTACGACGATCTGCGGCGCCATTTCGGGCTGCGCGTCAAGGACAAGAAGGCGCTGACCTATACGCCGGTGATCGCCCTATTCGGCATGGCCGCTGCCATGGCGCTCGCGGCGAGCTGGGCGGTGTATGGCAACGTTCTTACCGTTGCTGCGGCCGAATGGTTCATCGCCTTCGCCATGTCGCTGCTGGCGTTGCAGAAGCTCAAGGACGTGGACGGCTTTGCCTCCATGTTCCTCAACTATGACCTGCTGGCGCAGCGCTGGGTGCCCTATGCCTTCATCTATCCGTTCGCCGAGGCCCTGGCCGGCGTGCTGATGATCGCCGGCGCCCTGATGTGGCTCTCCGTGCCGGTGGCCCTGTTCATCGGCACCATCGGCGCGGTCTCGGTGTTCAAGGCGGTCTATATCGACAAGCGCGAACTCAAGTGCGCCTGCGTCGGCGGCGACAGCAATGTCCCTCTGGGCTTCGTCTCGCTGACCGAGAACCTCATGATGGTCGGTATGGCCATCTGGATGGTGCTGAAACCCGCCAGCATGGCTGTGGGCGTCGGACACTGA
- a CDS encoding MFS transporter gives MKSGPNPTASTSALSVLAGATLLASLGISIATIALPTLARSFPVTLGELQWVILAYLLAMTVTIVSAGRLGDLYGHRRMLVAGLVLFAIASGLCAISPNLGLLIAARALQGIGGAILVALPMSIARDAVPEAQMGAVMGLLGTMSAAGTALGPSLGGVVMANLGWQAAFGLLAFGGALVLALALRALPMTERSGIGAAARMDWTGTLLLTVALGLFSLATTGAGVAVPWGAGMLLLPAALALAIFVRVQMRSSSPLIPLPLLGNRSIAAGLSMNLLLGTVMMSTLVVGSFFLSFALGLDETTTGLVMAVGPVTAALAGAPAGRLADRLGVDRALMLGLAETVLGFVCLALLPRWFGVVGYVGALIVLTPGFQLFLAANNASVMMAASKAERGVLSGLLGLSRNLGLLAGASLMAAIFTALVGTGQIAQASASSIADAFTVSFLISAALTALAMVLAVLGRRRFAPVA, from the coding sequence ATGAAATCCGGGCCCAATCCGACCGCGTCTACATCCGCACTTTCCGTGCTAGCGGGCGCTACCCTGCTAGCGTCGCTGGGTATCAGCATCGCCACGATCGCGCTGCCGACGCTGGCGCGATCCTTCCCAGTCACACTCGGCGAACTGCAATGGGTGATCCTCGCCTACCTGCTGGCGATGACGGTGACGATCGTGTCAGCGGGACGCCTGGGGGATCTCTACGGCCACCGACGCATGCTGGTGGCCGGGCTGGTGCTGTTTGCGATTGCCTCAGGTCTCTGTGCGATCAGTCCGAACCTTGGTCTGTTGATCGCGGCCCGGGCCCTGCAGGGAATTGGTGGGGCGATACTGGTGGCGCTGCCGATGTCGATCGCGCGGGACGCCGTGCCGGAGGCGCAAATGGGCGCCGTCATGGGCCTGCTCGGCACCATGTCCGCCGCCGGAACCGCACTGGGGCCGTCCCTGGGCGGCGTGGTGATGGCCAACCTCGGTTGGCAAGCGGCCTTTGGGCTGCTGGCCTTTGGCGGAGCATTGGTGCTGGCGTTGGCCTTACGGGCATTGCCGATGACGGAGCGGTCTGGAATCGGGGCGGCTGCACGCATGGACTGGACCGGGACGCTGCTCCTGACCGTGGCATTGGGGCTGTTTTCGCTCGCCACCACCGGCGCCGGAGTTGCCGTGCCGTGGGGCGCGGGCATGCTGTTGTTGCCGGCGGCTCTGGCGCTCGCGATTTTCGTGCGAGTCCAGATGCGTTCGTCGTCGCCCTTGATCCCCCTGCCATTGCTCGGCAACCGCTCTATCGCAGCGGGCCTGAGCATGAACCTGCTCCTGGGTACGGTGATGATGTCCACACTGGTGGTAGGCTCGTTCTTTCTGAGCTTCGCCTTGGGTTTGGATGAGACAACGACCGGCCTCGTGATGGCGGTCGGGCCAGTGACTGCGGCGCTGGCGGGTGCTCCCGCCGGACGCCTGGCGGACAGGCTGGGGGTCGACCGTGCGCTGATGCTCGGCCTCGCCGAAACCGTGCTCGGCTTTGTCTGCCTTGCTTTGCTGCCGCGATGGTTCGGCGTGGTCGGCTATGTCGGGGCGCTGATCGTGCTGACCCCCGGCTTCCAGCTCTTCCTCGCGGCCAACAATGCCTCCGTGATGATGGCCGCGTCGAAGGCTGAGCGCGGGGTATTGTCGGGCCTGCTCGGCCTGTCGCGCAACTTGGGCCTGCTGGCCGGTGCGTCGCTGATGGCGGCCATATTCACGGCGCTGGTGGGTACGGGGCAAATTGCGCAGGCGTCGGCGTCGAGCATTGCTGACGCGTTCACCGTGAGCTTCCTGATCTCGGCGGCGCTGACGGCGCTGGCGATGGTGCTGGCCGTTCTGGGTCGGCGCCGGTTTGCGCCCGTTGCGTAG
- the rocF gene encoding arginase: MNHATPAIDLFGIPSDAGASCRGTGMGPDALRVAGLLETLATLGYTASDHGDIVWTDRAAGGTPWRLSGERKAEVLAIARQSSDLALASLSAGRLPAFVGGDHSLSMGTISGVARHCAAIGKPLFVLWVDAHGDFNTPATSETGNIHGMPLALLCGEPDFGPEYDGDWRGRVDPRNVTIFGARSIDRPERQLLELRGVNVVDMRRIDEMGVVALMREVLARVEAVGGHLHVSFDVDVIEPAIAPGTGTPVAGGLTFREAHLVMEMIHDCGHMGSLDIVELNPYLDHAGMSARLLVDLAASLFGRQIMPRQTARMSINEAATSI; this comes from the coding sequence ATGAACCATGCCACGCCCGCCATCGATTTGTTCGGCATTCCCAGCGATGCGGGCGCGTCGTGTCGGGGCACCGGCATGGGACCGGATGCCCTGCGCGTGGCCGGCCTGCTCGAGACGCTGGCGACGCTCGGCTATACCGCCAGCGATCACGGCGACATCGTCTGGACCGACCGCGCTGCCGGTGGCACGCCATGGCGGCTGTCCGGCGAGCGCAAGGCGGAAGTGCTCGCTATCGCGCGCCAGAGCAGCGACCTTGCCCTGGCTAGCCTTAGCGCGGGCCGCTTGCCGGCTTTTGTCGGCGGCGACCATTCCCTCTCGATGGGCACTATTTCGGGTGTCGCACGCCACTGCGCAGCCATTGGCAAGCCGTTGTTCGTGCTGTGGGTCGATGCCCATGGTGATTTCAACACTCCGGCGACCTCCGAGACCGGTAATATCCACGGCATGCCGTTAGCCCTGCTCTGCGGCGAGCCGGACTTCGGCCCGGAATATGACGGCGATTGGCGTGGTCGCGTCGATCCGCGCAATGTGACCATTTTCGGCGCCCGGTCGATTGATCGGCCCGAGCGGCAATTGCTCGAGCTGCGCGGGGTCAACGTCGTCGACATGCGCCGGATCGACGAAATGGGCGTCGTCGCCTTGATGCGCGAAGTGCTGGCACGCGTCGAAGCCGTTGGCGGGCACCTGCATGTCAGCTTCGACGTGGATGTAATCGAGCCGGCCATCGCACCGGGTACCGGGACTCCAGTCGCCGGTGGCCTGACCTTCCGTGAAGCGCACCTGGTCATGGAGATGATCCATGACTGCGGCCATATGGGCTCGCTCGATATCGTCGAACTCAATCCTTATCTCGACCACGCGGGCATGAGCGCCCGGCTGCTGGTCGACCTGGCGGCGAGCCTGTTCGGCCGCCAGATCATGCCGCGGCAGACCGCGCGCATGTCTATCAACGAAGCGGCAACCAGCATCTAG
- a CDS encoding citrate synthase/methylcitrate synthase: MKSGLEDVVAAETVLSDVDGKNGRLIVRGVSLDDLVAGSRYEDVLELLFDGFFAGAAPLAAQLGAARVEVFAHLASADAALLRLPPVEAMRALLARVGDGDDLASALRLVAAPAVFTAGLLRLKDGRAPLAPDPALSHAADTLRMVTGSMPSAQQVAALDRYLVTVADHGLNASTFAARVVASTQAGLTSSVLAALSALKGPLHGGAPGPVLDMLDAAGSPASAPAWLEGALANGERLMGFGHRVYRVRDPRADALKGAVRGLASSGAIDPARLALAEAVEAAALDLLKRKKPDRPLDTNVEFYTALLLEALGFPREAFTCVFAMGRVGGWIAHAREQALDGRLIRPMSIYVGPRADVAA; this comes from the coding sequence ATGAAGTCTGGTCTCGAAGATGTCGTTGCCGCCGAGACGGTGCTGTCCGATGTCGATGGCAAGAATGGGCGGCTGATCGTCCGCGGCGTGTCGTTGGACGATCTGGTGGCGGGCAGCCGCTACGAAGATGTGCTGGAACTTCTGTTCGACGGGTTCTTTGCAGGGGCCGCGCCATTGGCGGCGCAACTGGGCGCGGCGCGGGTCGAGGTGTTCGCGCACCTGGCCTCGGCCGACGCTGCGTTGCTGCGGCTCCCGCCCGTCGAAGCGATGCGCGCGCTGCTGGCCCGCGTGGGTGACGGGGACGACCTTGCGTCGGCGCTGCGCCTGGTGGCGGCGCCGGCGGTGTTCACGGCCGGACTATTGCGCCTGAAGGATGGCCGCGCGCCTCTCGCACCCGATCCGGCGCTCAGCCATGCCGCCGATACGCTGCGCATGGTGACGGGCAGCATGCCGAGCGCGCAGCAGGTGGCGGCGCTGGATCGCTATCTGGTAACGGTGGCCGATCACGGCCTCAATGCCTCGACCTTCGCGGCGCGGGTGGTGGCTTCGACCCAGGCGGGACTGACGTCCTCGGTGCTGGCGGCGCTCAGCGCCCTCAAGGGGCCGCTGCATGGCGGCGCGCCCGGTCCGGTGCTCGATATGCTCGACGCAGCGGGTAGTCCTGCTAGCGCCCCGGCCTGGCTGGAAGGCGCGCTGGCCAATGGCGAGCGGCTGATGGGGTTCGGCCACCGAGTTTATCGCGTGCGCGATCCACGGGCCGATGCGCTTAAGGGGGCCGTGCGCGGCTTGGCGAGCTCAGGAGCGATCGACCCTGCCCGGCTGGCATTGGCCGAGGCTGTCGAGGCCGCTGCGCTTGACCTGCTCAAGCGCAAGAAGCCGGATCGGCCGCTCGATACCAATGTGGAGTTTTATACGGCGCTGCTGCTGGAAGCGCTGGGCTTCCCGCGCGAGGCGTTTACCTGCGTCTTCGCCATGGGCCGTGTTGGTGGCTGGATCGCCCATGCGCGCGAGCAGGCGCTGGACGGCCGGCTGATCCGCCCAATGTCGATCTATGTCGGGCCTAGGGCCGACGTGGCGGCTTGA
- a CDS encoding Lrp/AsnC family transcriptional regulator, giving the protein MDDLDYRLISLLRTNARTPVAKLALDLKVSRATAKARIDRLVQGGAIAGFTVVLAAAPSQGIRAITMVEVDGKHEAAVMKRLLGMPEVRQLHNTNGRWDMVAELEAPDVEAFDDLLRQIRQIDGIASTDTSILLKARRSVG; this is encoded by the coding sequence TTGGACGACCTCGACTACCGCCTGATCTCGCTGCTGCGCACCAATGCCCGCACGCCAGTGGCTAAGCTTGCGCTTGACCTCAAGGTCTCGCGCGCAACCGCCAAGGCGCGGATCGACCGGCTGGTACAGGGTGGCGCCATCGCCGGCTTTACAGTCGTCCTGGCCGCGGCGCCCAGCCAGGGTATTCGGGCCATCACCATGGTGGAGGTCGACGGCAAGCACGAAGCCGCCGTGATGAAACGCCTGCTGGGCATGCCCGAGGTGCGCCAGCTCCACAATACCAATGGCCGCTGGGACATGGTGGCGGAGCTGGAAGCGCCGGACGTGGAAGCGTTTGACGACCTGCTGCGGCAGATACGGCAGATCGATGGGATTGCGTCGACGGACACGAGTATTTTGCTGAAAGCGCGACGGAGTGTGGGGTAG
- a CDS encoding helix-turn-helix domain-containing protein, giving the protein MNLLDIGVLSERSGMPPSALRHYEAIGLIESVARRGLRRQYDPYVLTQLSLIALGKSAGFSLDQIKGMFGENGTPELPRLDLHKRADAIDEQIRGLMTLRDALRHVAECQAENHMTCPKFQQLLRVASQKARRR; this is encoded by the coding sequence GTGAATCTGCTCGATATCGGCGTTCTGTCCGAACGCTCGGGGATGCCCCCATCGGCGCTGCGTCATTACGAGGCGATCGGCCTCATCGAGTCGGTGGCGCGCCGGGGCCTTCGGCGGCAATACGATCCCTATGTGCTGACCCAGCTTTCGCTGATCGCGCTCGGCAAGTCGGCCGGTTTTTCGCTGGACCAGATCAAGGGCATGTTCGGGGAGAATGGCACGCCGGAACTGCCGCGCCTCGATCTCCACAAGCGCGCCGACGCCATCGACGAGCAGATTCGCGGCCTGATGACGCTTCGGGATGCGCTGCGGCACGTCGCTGAATGTCAGGCGGAAAACCACATGACCTGTCCCAAGTTCCAGCAACTGCTCCGCGTGGCCTCGCAGAAGGCCCGCCGCCGCTGA